CTATGCCGCCAGAACACTGGAGAAATATGGAATAAGTATTGATAATATAAAACAAAAAATGTACCCCAGTTTATTGCTGCGGAAGCTATCAGCAAATACGTTTCCGATACAATTATTAAAAGCTCTCTTTTTTCAGAGAAATTGCGAATTGAATTACCAACAAATGGGCTTAAAAATGAAGAGTATGTTTCGTATTTGTATGAAAACTCCTCGCAAACCGTAAAAGACAGCTATACAGAAAAAATAGCACTGCTAAAAGCGAATAAAATACCTGATTTAAATGCAGCCCGAAAAAAAGCATTTAATTTTTTATTACATGATTCTACAGGTAAAGAATACAAGCTGGATGATTTTAAAGGCAAAATGTTGTTTATAGATTTCTGGGCTTCCTGGTGTGCCCCCTGTAAAGCACAGATTCCACATCAAAAAGAACTGGAAAAAGCCTATGCAGGTAAGAACATTGTGTTTGCCAGTGTTTCCCTTGATAAATCAAAGCCGGCCTGGCTAAAAGCAGTAAAAGAAGAAGACCTGCATGGTGTTATTTTGCATGCCAAAGGAGATTTTAAGAATGAATTCCCCAAAGCTTATGGCATTGAGTCAATACCCCGCTATATGCTGATTGATGCTAATGGCCATATCATTTCTGACAATATGATAAGACCAGAAAATAAGAAAGAGATAAGGGGTATTTTTGATGAAGAACTATTTGGCAAAAACACAGAGGAAATTCTGGAAAAACATTTCAAAGCCCTTGGAGCAGAAGTCCTCAAAACCAACGGCCTTTTAATGAATTACCGCCAGTCTGTAATTTCTTTTAATATAAATGGTAAAACTTACTATAGCTATCCCGATAAATTTAAAAATACAAACCAGTTTGAAGAAACTGAACAAATGTTAATGATTTTAGGAAAGGAATATTTTACGGAGAAATATGCAATTATGAACGGCGAAAAGGTATCAACAAATAATCCATCTTTTTCGAACTTAAAAGACACATGGGTAAACAAGCTTTTTGGACTGGAACTATTTCTACGTAAAACGGTTAATAACTCGATCGTAAAGTTTGCAGAAGAAAATGAGACAAACACAGATAGCTGTTATGTATTGAAGCTAAAATATAATAATACAGAAGAACGATATTATATAAACAAGAAGACCTATTTAATTGATAAATTAAAAATATTTACAATTAATCTTGAACCACGTAAAGGAGGAGGCTATTTTGAAACTTTTGTGAACTATGAAGACTACCGGAATATAAATGGGTTAATGATTCCATATAAAATTAACCAGGCAAACTTAATTACCATCAAAGTTCAAAATGCTGAAGTGAAACCACTTGATGAAAAGCTTTTCAATAATTGACCAGTATACCGACCTCTATTTTCAGGTCATTAATAAATAATGTGGAGAGTTTTAAAAAATATATTCAAGAGGACTCATAAAGGGAAAACAAAATGAAAAGGAGTACATTTATTTTGATTTGCACACTATGCACTGCTATTACAAATGCTCAACTGAACAATCCGGTAAACTGGACCTTCACAGCGAAAAAAACAAGTGATAAAACATTTGAAGTGCACCTAAGTGCTACTCTTCAAAAAGGATGGCATATTTATTCACAAACAACAGCTGATGGCGGCCCGGTTCCTACAACATTTACTTTTACCAGTAATCCATTATTGATTATTACTGGCATACCAAAGGAGATCGGAAAGCTGGAACAGAAACATGAACCGCTTTTTGGTGTGGATGTTAAGCAATACTCCCAAAAAGTGGAATTTGTAATTATTGCGAAACTGAAAACTGCTGTTAAAACAAATCTTAGCGGTTCTGTAGAATACATGGTATGTAATGATAAAGAATGTTTGCCCCCTAAGATTGTAACCTTTTCCATTCCTTTAAAGTAAATCAGTGAAGAAAATGAAAAAATTCTTACAGGCATCAGCCTGTATGGCATTTATTGTACTTAGCTCACATCTACATGCTCAGGATACTTTGCCTGTATCATTCAGCTTTAGCAAAGTAAACCTTAATGACACAGTTGTGCAATTAAACATCAAAGGAAAAATAAAAGCCGGAATCAGGCTATATGCCTTGCAAAACAAACCAGATGATGCGGTTTATTCAGTTATCAGATTTGATTCATCTGTACAAAAACACCTCCTTGGCAGCTTGATTGAAATCGGGAAAACATACAGCGGAAATGACAAAGAACTTGGTGCCAAAACAACTTATTATACCGATTCCATTTTATGGCAACAGACCATATCTGCGACAGATAGTACTGTTGTCCGTGGGCATATTTCTTATATCTACAAAAAAGGGGAAGAATTTATTCCCGGAGAAGTACCATTTAAGTTTTTTGTTCAAAATAAAAATGCGCTTATAGGTGCACAAACAAAAGAAACCGGCATGACCAATCATTCCTTATGGTGGATATTTCTGGCTGCATTTGGGGGCGGGCTTCTTGCATTATTGACACCCTGTGTATATTCGATGATACCGGTTACTGTCTCATTCTTTACAAAACGTAGCAAAACAAAAAAAGAGGGCATCTGGAATGCTTTATATTATTCATCATCTATAGTAGTTATTTTTACCGGACTTGGCTTTTTAGTAACTCTGCTGTTTGGGCCTGCGGCGTTAAACAACCTTGCAACCAACTGGATTGCCAACCTGGTGTTCTTTGCACTCTTTTTAATTTTTGGCTTTTCTTTCCTCGGCGCATTTGAAATTTCATTACCATCATCATGGACCAATAAATCAGATAAAAAGGCAGGTACAGGGAATATTTTGGGTATTTTTTTTATGGCATTGACATTAGTACTTGTTTCATTTTCATGCACCGGTCCTATTATCGGTAATTTATTGGTGCTGGCTGCCAAAGGCAGTTATTGGGGACCATTAGCGGGAATGTTTGGATTTTCTACGGCATTAGCTTTGCCTTTCGCATTATTTGCATTTTTCCCATCCAAATTGAATATACTGGGTAAAGCCGGTGGGTGGCTCAATGCTATAAAAGTTACACTCGGTTTTTTGGAACTGGCCCTGGCCCTGAAATTTTTATCCAATGCAGATTTAGTAAAAGGGTGGCGTTTATTAGATCGTGAAATTTTCCTCTGCTTATGGATTGTAATATTTTTACTACTTGGGATTTACTTACTGGGGAAATTAAAATTTCAGCATGACGATGCATTACCTAAGAATGACTTTGGTCTTCCTTATCTCACTGTTATCAGGCTGCTTTTTGCCATTATATCACTTTCATTTGCCGTGTATATGGTTCCAGGTTTGTTGGGGGCGCCACTTAAAGGCATAAGCGCATTTGTACCGCCAATGGGCACACAGGATTTTGTGGCCAACACACCCGGGCATTCAT
This sequence is a window from Chitinophagaceae bacterium. Protein-coding genes within it:
- a CDS encoding redoxin family protein, whose amino-acid sequence is MRIELPTNGLKNEEYVSYLYENSSQTVKDSYTEKIALLKANKIPDLNAARKKAFNFLLHDSTGKEYKLDDFKGKMLFIDFWASWCAPCKAQIPHQKELEKAYAGKNIVFASVSLDKSKPAWLKAVKEEDLHGVILHAKGDFKNEFPKAYGIESIPRYMLIDANGHIISDNMIRPENKKEIRGIFDEELFGKNTEEILEKHFKALGAEVLKTNGLLMNYRQSVISFNINGKTYYSYPDKFKNTNQFEETEQMLMILGKEYFTEKYAIMNGEKVSTNNPSFSNLKDTWVNKLFGLELFLRKTVNNSIVKFAEENETNTDSCYVLKLKYNNTEERYYINKKTYLIDKLKIFTINLEPRKGGGYFETFVNYEDYRNINGLMIPYKINQANLITIKVQNAEVKPLDEKLFNN
- a CDS encoding thioredoxin family protein; amino-acid sequence: MKKFLQASACMAFIVLSSHLHAQDTLPVSFSFSKVNLNDTVVQLNIKGKIKAGIRLYALQNKPDDAVYSVIRFDSSVQKHLLGSLIEIGKTYSGNDKELGAKTTYYTDSILWQQTISATDSTVVRGHISYIYKKGEEFIPGEVPFKFFVQNKNALIGAQTKETGMTNHSLWWIFLAAFGGGLLALLTPCVYSMIPVTVSFFTKRSKTKKEGIWNALYYSSSIVVIFTGLGFLVTLLFGPAALNNLATNWIANLVFFALFLIFGFSFLGAFEISLPSSWTNKSDKKAGTGNILGIFFMALTLVLVSFSCTGPIIGNLLVLAAKGSYWGPLAGMFGFSTALALPFALFAFFPSKLNILGKAGGWLNAIKVTLGFLELALALKFLSNADLVKGWRLLDREIFLCLWIVIFLLLGIYLLGKLKFQHDDALPKNDFGLPYLTVIRLLFAIISLSFAVYMVPGLLGAPLKGISAFVPPMGTQDFVANTPGHSSYSTVTSHENTLPQPIKYYEKMKLYEPEVVVTNGMVTYFDYNEALEVARKLKRPLMLDFTGINCVNCRKMEGQVWSDPEVMKSLKDDFVIVSLYVDVQTIDLQENEIYYSKALGKKVETLGDKNADMQVTKFGANSQPYYFFFDANENKLIDQGYGYNPSITNFLSLLEEAKRKFKERGLVKVNH